One Engystomops pustulosus chromosome 7, aEngPut4.maternal, whole genome shotgun sequence DNA window includes the following coding sequences:
- the RNF166 gene encoding E3 ubiquitin-protein ligase RNF166 gives MAMFRSLVSSSQHRQQQQQQQHHSHQSQSSPSSADSLETQYGCPICLEVYYKPVAIGSCGHTFCGECLQPCLQVPSPLCPLCRMPFDPKKVEKASNVDKQLSSYKAPCRGCSKKVTLAKMRSHISSCAKVQEQMANCPKFVPVVPTSQPIPSNIPNRSTFVCPYCGARNLDQQELVKHCMENHRSDPNKVVCPICSAMPWGDPSYKSANFLQHLLHRHKFSYDTFVDYSIDEEAALQAALALSLSEN, from the exons ATGGCAATGTTCCGTAGTCTGGTGTCGTCCTCCCagcaccggcagcagcagcagcagcagcagcatcacagcCACCAGAGCCAGTCCTCTCCGTCCTCCGCAGACAGCTTGGAGACGCAGTATGGCTGCCCCATCTGCCTGGAGGTCTACTACAAGCCCGTGGCCATCGggagctgcggtcacac GTTTTGTGGCGAGTGCCTGCAGCCATGTCTTCAGGTCCCATCCCCACTATGCCCACTTTGTCGTATGCCATTTGACCCAAAGAAGGTGGAGAAGGCCTCCAATGTAGACAAACAGCTCTCTTCCTATAAGGCTCCTTGCAGAGGTTGCAGTAAGAAG GTGACCCTTGCAAAGATGCGATCCCACATTTCTTCATGTGCCAAAGTCCAAGAACAGATGGCCAACTGCCCAAAGTTTGTTCCTGTCGTCCCAACCTCTCAACCTATTCCCAG TAATATCCCAAACCGTTCCACCTTTGTGTGTCCCTATTGTGGAGCCCGAAATCTGGACCAGCAAGAACTTGTgaaacactgcatggagaaccataGAAGTGATCCCAATAAAGTG GTTTGCCCCATTTGTTCAGCAATGCCATGGGGGGATCCCAGCTATAAGAGTGCCAATTTTCTTCAGCATCTACTTCACCGGCATAAATTCTCTTATGACACGTTTGTG GATTACAGCATCGATGAAGAAGCAGCGTTACAAGCAGCACTCGCTCTCTCACTGTCCGAGAACTGA